In the genome of Microbacterium paraoxydans, the window GCGATGCACAGAGGTGGGAGAAGGAACAATGGCTGGTGAACGACAGGCCCGACTCGCGGATCGTATCCGCGTGATCCTCGCCGAGCGCTTGGAGAAGGGGCTGCGCGACCCGCGTCTGGGCTTCGTGACCATCACCGACGTCCGCGTGAGCGGCGATCTGCAGCACGCGTCCGTGTTCTACACGGTGCTCGGCACGGAAGAGGAGCGCCTCGCCAGCGGTGCCGCGCTCACCTCTGCGACCGGCATGCTGCGCAGCGAGGTCGGACGACAGCTCAGCACTCGACTCGTCCCTACGCTCGAGTTCATCCCGGACGCGCTCCCGGAGAACGCCGACCACATCACCGCTCTGCTGCGCGAGGCGCAGGAGCGCGACGCGGAGGTGGCCAAGCTGGCCTCGTCCGCGACCCACGCCGGCGAAGCCGACCCCTACCGGTCGGACGACGACGAGGACTGATCCCGTCTGATACCCTCAGGTCCGCGGCGGGACAACCGGTGGATCTGGGGGGGATCGACATCGAGTCTCGGAACGCGCCTGCGGGGTCGTCCGTCGCGCCCGGCGACGTCGAGGCGCTGCTGGACGAGCTTCGGGCTCGGGAGCTCGCGTGCGCCCCGCACGTGGCCGCGCGGCTCGTCGCCGCGCTTCCGGCGGACCCGGCGGCCGTCATGGCGGTGGCGGCCCGCCTCACGCCGGAGCAGCGGCGAGGCCTCGGCCGGCTGCCGTGGCCTCTGCCGTCCGTCGCCGACGCCGTCCCTCTCGGCATGCTGTCGGCCCCGGACCGGCTGCTGTTGCTCACCGTGGCACTGGCGTTCGAGGATGACCTCGATCCGGTCCTCGCGGTGGACGGGCGCGGC includes:
- the rbfA gene encoding 30S ribosome-binding factor RbfA; the protein is MAGERQARLADRIRVILAERLEKGLRDPRLGFVTITDVRVSGDLQHASVFYTVLGTEEERLASGAALTSATGMLRSEVGRQLSTRLVPTLEFIPDALPENADHITALLREAQERDAEVAKLASSATHAGEADPYRSDDDED